A stretch of Paraburkholderia phenazinium DNA encodes these proteins:
- the chrA gene encoding chromate efflux transporter: MKTDIASPHSSRRGAVLEVLAVFLKLGLTCFGGPIAHLGYFRREFVERLRWLDDETFTDLVGLCQFLPGPSSSQVGFSIGLLRAGWLGGLAAWCGFTLPSVLLLLCFAAIAPNLGGPVGSGLIHGLKLVAVAVVAQAVWDMARRLCPDHRRAAIALIAIAVLSILTTAYAQLIVIGLGAVLGSALCHTTASSDGGHVPRHTHEFPVSRTVGAAALILFCILLFGLPVLDGLRAGQAFKVFEAFYRSGALVFGGGHVVLPLLQQQTVATGWVTSNDFLAGYGAAQAVPGPLFTFAAFLGWMMVKAPNHWTGALLATAGIFLPGLLLVLAALPYWRALRARQSMAAVLAGVNAAVVGLLATALYSPIWTSAIRSELDFAVAAIGFFLLTRWKIPPLAVVVVCALAGIAEATLH; this comes from the coding sequence ATGAAAACTGATATCGCATCACCGCACTCGAGTCGAAGAGGTGCCGTCCTGGAAGTTCTCGCGGTCTTCCTCAAACTTGGACTGACGTGCTTCGGCGGTCCGATTGCTCATCTGGGCTATTTTCGCCGCGAATTCGTCGAGCGGCTTCGCTGGCTTGATGACGAAACGTTCACAGATCTGGTCGGACTTTGTCAGTTCCTTCCAGGACCGTCCAGTAGCCAGGTGGGATTTTCGATCGGCCTTCTGCGAGCAGGGTGGCTCGGAGGACTCGCTGCCTGGTGTGGCTTCACGCTACCCTCGGTCCTGCTGTTACTCTGCTTCGCTGCCATCGCCCCGAACCTGGGTGGCCCGGTCGGTAGCGGCTTGATACACGGTCTGAAGCTTGTCGCTGTCGCCGTCGTCGCTCAGGCAGTTTGGGACATGGCGCGTCGCCTTTGTCCCGATCACCGCAGAGCGGCCATCGCGCTCATCGCTATAGCGGTACTCAGCATTCTGACGACCGCTTATGCGCAACTCATCGTTATCGGCCTCGGTGCTGTGCTCGGATCTGCGTTGTGCCACACGACGGCATCGTCAGACGGCGGCCATGTACCACGACACACACACGAATTCCCTGTTTCCCGCACGGTGGGCGCCGCCGCGCTGATCCTGTTCTGTATCTTGCTGTTCGGGCTTCCTGTCCTTGACGGACTTCGCGCGGGTCAGGCATTCAAGGTCTTCGAGGCATTCTATCGTTCCGGTGCCCTGGTGTTTGGCGGCGGTCACGTCGTGCTGCCGCTTCTGCAACAGCAAACTGTCGCAACCGGCTGGGTCACTTCGAACGATTTTCTGGCAGGCTACGGCGCCGCGCAGGCCGTCCCGGGCCCCTTGTTTACATTCGCGGCATTTCTTGGATGGATGATGGTCAAAGCGCCGAATCACTGGACCGGCGCGTTGCTCGCTACAGCGGGAATATTTCTGCCAGGCCTTCTACTTGTGCTTGCAGCGCTACCTTATTGGCGAGCGCTGCGCGCTCGCCAATCGATGGCGGCAGTGCTTGCAGGAGTGAATGCTGCAGTCGTTGGACTCCTGGCCACCGCGCTGTACTCGCCGATCTGGACCAGTGCGATTCGCTCGGAACTCGACTTTGCCGTCGCGGCCATCGGCTTTTTCCTGCTGACGCGCTGGAAGATTCCACCGCTCGCCGTCGTTGTGGTCTGCGCGCTGGCCGGCATTGCCGAGGCGACCCTGCACTGA
- a CDS encoding response regulator transcription factor, whose translation MRILLVEDDDLIGSGVEAGLRHANFAVDWTQDGRNAQLALETTDYALVVLDLGLPRMSGLELLGWLRGCGKNVPVLVLTAKGTVADKVGGLEAGADDYLGKPFDLTELIARCRALLRRSQGRGVEVLRYRALTVDPAAKTVLRDDVRIPLTAREWAVLHQLLTHQGVPQSKSRLEESLYGWHEEVESNTIEVHISNLRKKLGADLIKTVRGIGYVMEQA comes from the coding sequence ATGCGAATACTTCTTGTCGAAGATGACGATCTGATTGGTAGTGGTGTCGAAGCAGGACTTCGTCACGCAAATTTTGCGGTCGACTGGACGCAGGACGGTCGCAACGCGCAACTGGCTCTCGAAACCACCGACTATGCGCTGGTCGTGCTCGATCTCGGACTGCCCCGAATGTCGGGCCTCGAACTCCTGGGATGGTTGCGGGGCTGTGGGAAGAATGTGCCAGTGCTTGTGCTCACCGCAAAAGGGACGGTTGCCGACAAGGTGGGCGGCCTCGAGGCGGGTGCGGACGACTACCTAGGCAAGCCTTTTGACCTGACGGAACTCATTGCACGCTGTCGTGCGCTTTTAAGGCGCTCGCAGGGGCGCGGCGTCGAAGTCCTCCGATATCGCGCTCTGACTGTCGATCCGGCCGCCAAGACCGTATTGCGCGACGATGTCCGCATTCCGCTGACTGCTCGCGAATGGGCCGTGCTGCATCAGTTGCTGACGCACCAGGGTGTGCCGCAATCCAAATCTCGTCTTGAAGAAAGCTTGTACGGATGGCACGAAGAAGTCGAAAGCAACACGATTGAAGTACATATATCCAACTTGCGTAAAAAGCTTGGGGCGGATTTGATCAAAACCGTCCGGGGTATCGGGTACGTGATGGAGCAGGCATGA
- a CDS encoding glucose 1-dehydrogenase, giving the protein MSHANRPAPPFPAQQQSDVPGHTASMDPVPDHGEESYKGSGRLAGKAAIVTGGDSGIGRAVAIAFAREGADVLIAYLDEDDDAHETAHWIEKAGRRAVLSRGDVTDAHHCNAIVQQAVDAFGKLDVLVNNAAYQMTHASLDEITDEEWHRTVDTNIGAMFRITRAAVRHMKPGASIVNTASINADHPNPALLVYATTKGAIQNFTGGLAQLLAGRGIRANCVAPGPIWTPLIPATMPPDKVEKFGAQVPMKRPGQPAELAPAYVMLASDEASYISGATIAVTGGAPIL; this is encoded by the coding sequence ATGTCCCACGCCAATCGTCCCGCCCCTCCCTTTCCGGCACAGCAGCAAAGCGACGTGCCAGGACATACCGCTTCAATGGATCCCGTGCCGGATCACGGTGAGGAATCGTACAAAGGCTCAGGACGGCTCGCCGGCAAGGCGGCGATCGTGACCGGCGGCGACAGCGGCATTGGCCGGGCCGTCGCGATTGCCTTCGCGCGCGAGGGTGCCGATGTGCTGATCGCCTATCTCGACGAAGACGACGATGCCCACGAAACCGCGCACTGGATCGAAAAAGCTGGCCGGCGGGCCGTATTGTCACGTGGCGATGTGACGGACGCTCACCATTGCAACGCCATCGTGCAGCAGGCGGTCGATGCCTTCGGCAAGCTCGACGTACTGGTCAACAATGCCGCATACCAGATGACGCATGCCTCGCTTGACGAGATCACCGACGAAGAGTGGCATCGTACCGTCGATACCAATATCGGCGCCATGTTCAGGATCACACGGGCTGCGGTACGGCATATGAAACCGGGCGCGTCGATCGTCAACACGGCGTCGATTAACGCCGATCATCCGAATCCGGCCTTGCTCGTCTACGCGACAACCAAAGGTGCGATCCAGAACTTCACGGGGGGACTTGCACAACTGCTTGCCGGAAGAGGCATCCGTGCGAACTGCGTCGCGCCGGGACCGATCTGGACACCGCTGATTCCGGCAACGATGCCACCGGATAAGGTCGAAAAATTTGGCGCGCAGGTACCGATGAAGCGCCCGGGCCAGCCCGCCGAACTGGCACCCGCATATGTCATGCTGGCTTCTGACGAAGCGAGCTACATCTCCGGCGCGACCATCGCCGTCACCGGCGGTGCACCCATTCTCTAG
- a CDS encoding cytochrome b, whose amino-acid sequence MADFRRSAEARYDGVARLLHWSIVVLITIQFVIGWTMPDVHHDTKPVGLIAWHLGVGATLVAAMALRIIWRLTHRPPPDALSPILSAASRITHLLLYAALVIVPVLGWINASSRGWTVNFLGVVPFPGLTPAGSAFGHAMGDVHGVLAWVLFALIAVHVAAALFHRFVLRDQVMHRMLP is encoded by the coding sequence ATGGCGGATTTTCGACGATCGGCTGAAGCACGTTATGACGGCGTAGCGCGTCTCCTTCACTGGTCAATCGTAGTGTTGATCACGATTCAGTTCGTGATTGGCTGGACGATGCCTGATGTTCATCACGATACAAAGCCGGTTGGACTGATCGCGTGGCATCTCGGCGTCGGTGCGACGCTGGTTGCCGCTATGGCGCTAAGAATCATCTGGCGACTCACGCATCGGCCTCCGCCCGACGCATTGTCGCCAATATTGAGTGCCGCTTCCCGGATCACCCATCTGCTTCTCTACGCCGCGCTGGTTATCGTGCCGGTGTTGGGATGGATCAACGCATCTTCACGTGGCTGGACCGTAAATTTTTTAGGCGTCGTGCCATTCCCCGGCTTGACCCCGGCAGGTTCCGCATTCGGACACGCGATGGGGGACGTCCATGGAGTCCTGGCGTGGGTGCTGTTTGCACTGATCGCGGTACATGTTGCTGCGGCGTTGTTTCACCGCTTTGTGCTTCGCGATCAGGTCATGCATCGGATGTTGCCGTAA
- a CDS encoding winged helix-turn-helix transcriptional regulator, whose product MNDCSEKCGGRYSYGLAATLSIIAGKWKPLILYFLLDGPKRYGELKRNVHGVSAKVLIQQLKELEADRVLARTDYKEVPPRVDYALTPLGRSLADKIVPLCTWGTENMAEMVNTLAERDRSL is encoded by the coding sequence ATGAATGACTGCTCTGAAAAATGCGGTGGCCGGTACTCCTACGGGCTCGCCGCCACCCTCAGCATCATCGCGGGCAAGTGGAAGCCGTTGATCCTTTACTTCCTGCTCGACGGCCCGAAGCGCTACGGCGAACTCAAACGCAATGTCCACGGTGTCAGCGCCAAAGTGCTGATCCAGCAATTGAAGGAACTGGAGGCCGATCGTGTGCTGGCGCGGACCGACTATAAGGAGGTGCCGCCACGCGTGGACTACGCGTTAACTCCGCTCGGTCGTAGTCTGGCCGATAAGATCGTCCCGCTATGCACTTGGGGAACCGAGAACATGGCAGAGATGGTGAACACTCTTGCCGAGCGCGACCGTTCGCTTTAG
- a CDS encoding ATP-binding protein → MMPGSIRGRLALLVLASIILVWAIALGWSYREATREVGEWDDARLVQLAQFIVLLDQNDLSVLSRTRIDARTEYGRGPGHTNGNDGDKSPREALFQVRDAQGRVLASSAQLESLDAFEVPADATASARRVTLGGQPWHTYVLHDGVSGRTVRVLESTNQRSDLTTGVALRIAKPIALALPVLALLVWISIGHSLAPLEALSKAIRTRDASKLEPIRIGPTPVEVRPLVDAINQLLSRLGLSINRERAFTADAAHELKTPLAAIKVQAQVALAAQDAAQQQLAMQRVVQGVDRSAHLAEQLLLLARLDEHRKVPAQPVALAALVKDAIATNEPDARRKGMTVALVGDTNYMVMAEPVLMDIVLDNLIDNAIKYCDEGGRVEVSIRRDADAVVLTVGDNGPGVDTEDITRLTDRFFRVTGNGANGSGLGLSIVARIAEYFGARLDFDTGIGGQGLAVHVSFPGADANRNLNEPR, encoded by the coding sequence ATGATGCCAGGATCGATACGCGGTCGACTCGCGCTGCTAGTGCTCGCGAGCATTATCCTGGTGTGGGCTATCGCCCTCGGCTGGAGTTACCGTGAGGCGACGCGCGAGGTTGGAGAATGGGACGACGCGCGCCTTGTTCAACTCGCGCAGTTCATCGTTCTGCTCGATCAGAACGACCTCTCGGTCCTGTCCAGGACGCGTATCGACGCGCGTACCGAATACGGCCGCGGTCCCGGCCACACAAACGGCAACGATGGCGACAAGTCGCCGCGCGAAGCGCTCTTCCAGGTGCGCGATGCACAGGGACGCGTCCTGGCCAGCAGCGCGCAGCTCGAGTCCCTGGATGCGTTCGAGGTACCAGCCGACGCCACAGCAAGCGCGCGAAGGGTAACACTTGGCGGCCAGCCGTGGCATACCTATGTGCTTCACGATGGTGTGTCAGGTCGTACGGTACGAGTGCTAGAGTCAACCAATCAGCGCAGTGACCTGACCACCGGGGTAGCACTTCGTATTGCGAAGCCGATCGCTCTGGCGTTGCCAGTTCTCGCATTGCTGGTCTGGATCAGTATTGGTCACAGTCTGGCGCCTCTTGAGGCGCTCTCGAAGGCGATCCGGACAAGAGATGCCAGCAAACTCGAGCCGATCAGGATCGGGCCGACGCCGGTCGAAGTCCGTCCACTTGTCGATGCAATCAATCAACTGTTGTCACGACTAGGACTTTCAATCAACCGCGAGCGAGCATTCACCGCTGACGCTGCGCACGAGCTGAAGACACCGCTGGCCGCGATCAAGGTTCAGGCACAAGTTGCGCTCGCGGCTCAGGACGCCGCCCAGCAACAACTTGCCATGCAGCGGGTCGTACAGGGCGTGGATCGCAGCGCCCATCTTGCCGAACAGTTGCTTCTGCTGGCCCGGCTCGACGAACATCGCAAGGTACCTGCGCAACCTGTTGCACTTGCTGCGCTCGTCAAGGATGCCATTGCCACCAACGAGCCAGACGCTCGACGAAAAGGCATGACCGTCGCTCTGGTCGGCGACACTAACTACATGGTCATGGCGGAGCCGGTTTTGATGGACATTGTGCTCGACAACCTGATTGACAATGCGATCAAGTATTGCGATGAGGGCGGCCGAGTCGAGGTCTCTATCAGGCGCGACGCCGATGCGGTCGTGCTGACAGTCGGAGATAACGGCCCCGGCGTGGATACGGAGGACATCACGCGTCTGACCGATCGCTTCTTTCGCGTGACTGGCAATGGTGCGAACGGCAGCGGACTCGGCCTGTCAATCGTCGCCCGCATCGCGGAGTACTTTGGAGCAAGGTTGGACTTTGATACTGGCATCGGCGGCCAGGGACTCGCAGTCCATGTTTCATTTCCCGGCGCCGATGCCAATCGCAATCTCAACGAGCCACGATGA
- a CDS encoding SDR family NAD(P)-dependent oxidoreductase, whose translation MTRLNGKTAVITGGATGIGRAAAKRFIEEGAFVFIFGRRQEALDATVAELGPNVRAVKGSVSDEADLDRLYAAVQAERGTLDIVFANAGAGSMLPLGKITAEHIDETFDTNVKGTIFTIQRALPLMSEGGSIILTGSSAGTTGAPGMSAYSASKAAVRNLARTWAQDLKGTGIRVNVLSPGATATELAKEALGEEGQKAYASMTPLERMADPAEIGAVAAFLASQDSSFMTASEVAVDGGLAQL comes from the coding sequence ATGACCAGACTGAATGGAAAGACCGCTGTGATCACCGGTGGGGCTACCGGCATCGGCCGGGCCGCAGCAAAACGCTTCATCGAGGAAGGTGCCTTCGTTTTCATCTTCGGCCGCCGGCAGGAGGCGCTCGACGCCACTGTCGCCGAACTTGGGCCCAATGTCCGCGCGGTGAAAGGCTCGGTCTCCGATGAGGCCGACCTCGACCGACTCTACGCGGCGGTGCAAGCCGAGCGCGGAACACTCGACATCGTCTTTGCCAATGCCGGGGCGGGAAGCATGCTTCCGCTTGGCAAGATCACCGCCGAGCACATCGACGAAACCTTCGACACCAATGTGAAGGGTACGATCTTCACAATCCAGAGGGCGCTGCCGCTGATGAGCGAGGGCGGTTCGATCATCCTGACCGGATCGAGCGCGGGCACCACGGGTGCGCCGGGAATGAGCGCATACAGCGCGAGCAAGGCAGCCGTGCGCAACCTCGCGCGGACCTGGGCGCAAGATCTCAAGGGCACTGGCATCCGGGTAAATGTGCTGTCGCCAGGCGCGACGGCCACGGAACTCGCGAAGGAGGCGCTGGGCGAGGAAGGTCAGAAGGCCTATGCCTCGATGACGCCACTCGAGCGCATGGCCGATCCGGCGGAGATCGGAGCGGTGGCGGCCTTTCTTGCGTCGCAGGACAGCAGTTTCATGACCGCTAGCGAGGTCGCCGTCGACGGTGGTCTGGCGCAACTCTGA